A genomic region of Mus musculus strain C57BL/6J chromosome 7, GRCm38.p6 C57BL/6J contains the following coding sequences:
- the Ucp3 gene encoding mitochondrial uncoupling protein 3, translating into MVGLQPSEVPPTTVVKFLGAGTAACFADLLTFPLDTAKVRLQIQGENPGAQSVQYRGVLGTILTMVRTEGPRSPYSGLVAGLHRQMSFASIRIGLYDSVKQFYTPKGADHSSVAIRILAGCTTGAMAVTCAQPTDVVKVRFQAMIRLGTGGERKYRGTMDAYRTIAREEGVRGLWKGTWPNITRNAIVNCAEMVTYDIIKEKLLESHLFTDNFPCHFVSAFGAGFCATVVASPVDVVKTRYMNAPLGRYRSPLHCMLKMVAQEGPTAFYKGFVPSFLRLGAWNVMMFVTYEQLKRALMKVQVLRESPF; encoded by the exons ATGGTTGGACTTCAGCCCTCCGAAGTGCCTCCCACAACGGTTGTGAAGTTCCTGGGGGCCGGCACTGCGGCCTGTTTTGCGGACCTCCTCACTTTTCCCCTGGACACCGCCAAGGTCCGTCTGCAG ATCCAAGGGGAGAACCCAGGGGCTCAGAGCGTGCAGTACCGCGGTGTGCTGGGTACCATCCTGACTATGGTGCGCACAGAGGGTCCCCGCAGCCCCTACAGCGGACTGGTCGCTGGCCTGCACCGCCAGATGAGTTTTGCCTCCATTCGAATTGGCCTCTACGACTCTGTCAAGCAGTTCTACACCCCCAAGGGAGCGGACC ACTCCAGCGTCGCCATCAGGATTCTGGCAGGCTGCACGACAGGAGCCATGGCAGTGACCTGCGCCCAGCCCACGGATGTGGTGAAGGTCCGATTTCAAGCCATGATACGCCTGGGAACTGGAGGAGAGAGGAAATACAGAGGGACTATGGATGCCTACAGAACCATCGCCAGGGAGGAAGGAGTCAGGGGCCTGTGGAAAG GGACTTGGCCCAACATCACAAGAAATGCCATTGTCAACTGTGCTGAGATGGTGACCTACGACATCATCAAGGAGAAGTTGCTGGAGTCTCACCTGTTTACTG ACAACTTCCCCTGTCACTTTGTCTCTGCCTTTGGAGCTGGCTTCTGTGCCACAGTGGTGGCCTCCCCGGTGGATGTGGTAAAGACCCGATACATGAACGCTCCCCTAGGCAGGTACCGCAGCCCTCTGCACTGTATGCTGAAGATGGTGGCTCAGGAGGGACCCACGGCCTTCTACAAAGG ATTTGTGCCCTCCTTTCTGCGTCTGGGAGCTTGGAACGTGATGATGTTTGTAACATATGAGCAACTGAAGAGGGCCTTAATGAAAGTCCAGGTACTGCGGGAATCTCCGTTTTGA